One genomic segment of Erysipelotrichaceae bacterium 66202529 includes these proteins:
- a CDS encoding response regulator: protein MSSVILIAEDEASIADAIEIYLKSQGYQTLKAANGAAAWEIVESTPVDLAIIDVMMPVMDGIALTMKIRETYDFPIIILSAKSEDIDKITGLNIGADDYVTKPFVPMELLARVHAQLRRHMRYRQLLEQKQEVEDSLLLGGIELHRKSKEVFVDGEPRRLTPIEFRILQLFMEHPGQVFSSDDIYEHVWKEAAVNTETVMVHIRNLREKIEINPRTPRYIKVVWGVGYKIEKQ from the coding sequence ATGAGTTCTGTCATACTAATTGCTGAAGATGAGGCATCCATTGCGGATGCCATAGAGATTTATTTGAAAAGTCAGGGATATCAGACCCTGAAGGCAGCCAACGGAGCCGCCGCATGGGAAATAGTGGAAAGCACTCCTGTAGACTTAGCAATCATTGATGTTATGATGCCGGTTATGGATGGAATCGCTCTAACCATGAAAATCAGAGAGACCTACGATTTTCCCATCATCATATTATCTGCCAAATCCGAGGATATTGATAAAATTACCGGTTTGAATATTGGTGCAGATGATTATGTAACGAAGCCGTTTGTGCCAATGGAGCTGCTTGCCCGTGTTCATGCCCAGCTGCGAAGGCATATGCGTTACCGTCAGCTCCTGGAACAAAAGCAGGAGGTGGAGGACAGTCTGCTTCTGGGTGGCATAGAGCTGCATCGCAAAAGCAAAGAGGTTTTTGTGGATGGGGAGCCCCGGCGGCTGACACCGATTGAATTCCGTATCCTGCAGCTGTTTATGGAGCATCCGGGACAGGTCTTTTCCAGTGATGATATTTATGAGCATGTGTGGAAGGAAGCCGCTGTCAATACGGAAACTGTTATGGTGCATATCCGGAATCTGAGAGAAAAAATTGAAATCAATCCCCGTACGCCCCGCTATATTAAAGTTGTTTGGGGTGTCGGGTATAAGATTGAAAAACAGTAA
- a CDS encoding amidohydrolase family protein produces the protein MKRIIENIKFMQDGTMVFGDLHLEDGFVERIDYKTPHMVSDIAIPGLVDIHTHGFHGYSCENTDIENLHALALEYPKRGITSFCPTISARSLDEFRTILNAYRKAFQGDYRGARYEGVHLEGPYLNPDRRGSMKKENLMEIHLGELEDFLSEYHEDIKIMTIAPDVKNAMEAISLLHLYGIEISLGHTNADFDQTREAFACGATQITHLGNTMPELTHRHPGMMDAVFLSNCLCEIIMDGVHMQREMLKWVIRLLGCSRVIAVSDGTPYSGFNYPNGYELADGSVVRNGAVYRDDILLGSSCDLLDIFQYLYKEEGYDLSDCIRMCSTNAAKMMKTYAHDIGLGKNINLVILSHDMNVKEVIINGRSAL, from the coding sequence ATGAAACGAATCATTGAAAATATAAAATTTATGCAGGACGGTACCATGGTATTCGGAGACTTGCATCTGGAAGACGGGTTTGTGGAACGGATTGATTACAAAACACCGCATATGGTGAGTGATATCGCAATACCTGGACTGGTGGATATCCATACGCATGGATTTCATGGTTATTCCTGTGAAAATACGGATATCGAAAATCTGCATGCACTGGCTCTGGAATATCCCAAGCGCGGGATAACTTCTTTCTGTCCTACAATATCTGCCAGATCACTGGATGAATTTCGTACAATCCTGAATGCATACCGGAAGGCGTTTCAGGGAGACTATCGGGGAGCGCGCTATGAAGGGGTGCACCTGGAAGGCCCGTATCTGAATCCGGATCGCCGCGGCTCTATGAAAAAAGAGAATCTTATGGAGATCCATCTTGGAGAGCTGGAGGATTTTCTTTCAGAATATCACGAGGATATAAAAATCATGACGATTGCACCGGATGTGAAAAATGCAATGGAGGCAATATCGCTGCTGCATCTGTATGGAATCGAGATTTCCCTGGGGCATACAAATGCGGACTTTGATCAGACGAGGGAAGCCTTTGCCTGTGGAGCCACACAGATTACCCATCTTGGAAATACGATGCCGGAGCTTACACATCGTCATCCGGGAATGATGGACGCTGTATTTCTATCAAATTGTCTGTGTGAGATTATTATGGACGGAGTTCATATGCAAAGGGAAATGTTGAAATGGGTTATCCGTCTGCTTGGCTGCAGCCGTGTGATTGCGGTCAGTGACGGCACGCCATACTCCGGATTTAATTATCCAAACGGATACGAGCTTGCGGATGGCAGTGTGGTACGCAATGGTGCAGTATACAGAGATGATATCCTTTTGGGAAGCAGCTGTGATCTGCTGGATATATTCCAGTACCTGTATAAGGAGGAGGGATATGATCTTTCCGATTGTATCCGTATGTGTTCTACCAATGCTGCAAAAATGATGAAAACCTATGCGCATGATATCGGACTTGGTAAAAATATCAATCTTGTGATTCTGAGTCATGATATGAATGTAAAGGAGGTTATTATCAACGGCAGAAGTGCTTTATAA